One Candidatus Zixiibacteriota bacterium genomic window, GCCCCCTGTGGGTCCAGTCCCGGCGCCAGCGCCTGGATGCGCAAGTGGTCTTCTTCGTTGACCATGATCGACACCCGCTCCTGTGACCCGATCAGCACCGCCTTGGAATGGTCACCGTCGAGAAAGGCCGGCGATATCAGATGGCGCTCGATCAAAAAGTCACGGTCAAGACCGTTAAAATCGGACGCCTTGTAATACTGCCCGCGGCCGAGGTGCTCGGTACGTGTAACGACCGAGTCGAAATAACTGATCACCCGCTTACGGGTGTCACTGTCGGCCGACGTTGGGTACCGGCACCCGGCAACATTGCGCGCCAGCCGTATCCGGGTCGACAGAATGACCAGGGCCTCCTCGCCCTTCCCGGATAACCAGGCCGCAGGTGACTTTGCCATGTCTTCGAACATTATTGCCAACTCTCAGCCCTTCGATGCTTCCTGCACGCCGATTTTCTCGCGCACGGTCTTGAGTTTGTCGCGAAGTTCAGCGGCGCGCTCGAAATCCTCGGCTGCAATCGCCTTGCTCAGTTCCACTTCGAGCCGTTCTTCCTCTTTTATCGGCAGGGCGGCTTTATCTTCCAGACGAACATACTCCGGGTTGCGACCGCGATGCAGCGACGCCCCGTGTATCTTCCGCATGATCGGCTCGAGCCGTCCCCGGAACGCGGAGTAACACTCGCCGCAGCCGAACCGGCCCTGCCGCGTGAACTCGCTGAATTTCAATCCGCACGCCTGGCAGGTGAGATCGTCCTTGGGGTCGAGCTTGTCAACATCCGGAGCTGCATACCCCAGGCCCGACAGGATTTCCGCCAGCGGAAAGGGCACGTTGTCGAGCGGAGAATGGAACCCCCGTGCGGCGGCGCACTCCTTGCACAGCGAGAGCGAGAGCTTCTCGTTGTTGATGATCTGAGTCAGATGAACCTGCGCCTCGCGTTTCTTGCAGTCCTGACACAACATACCCATCACCTGCTTATCGTTTGCGCCAGTCGACCTTCGACCAACTGCAGTTCCACATCACACCGGTCCGCCAGCTCCCGGTTGTGCGTCGCGACCAGAAACGTGGTGGCGTTCTCATCGTTCAATCGAAACATGAGCTCGTGCAGCTTGCGTCCAGTCGCCGTGTCGAGGTTCCCCGACGGTTCGTCGGCCAGAACTATATCCGGTTCATTGGCCAGCGCCCGAGCCACCGCCACACGCTGCTGTTCGCCGCCCGACAGTTCCTTCGGTCGGTGCGTCTTCCTACTGGTTAAACCAACCTGTTCCAGAAGCAGTTCCCCCCGGCGGGCCGAGTCGACATGCGACCGTCCCGCTAAGATCATGGGAATCATCACGTTCTCGAGGGCGCTGAAATCATCAAGGAGGTAATGAAATTGGAACACAAACCCTACTTTCCGGTTGCGAAAGCGAGCCAGTTCGGTCTCCGACAGACCGTCAAACGATGTCCCACTCACCGCAACGTGACCGCCGCTGGGGCGGTCCAGGCCGCCGAGTATGTGAAGCAGGGTGGACTTTCCAACCCCCGACGCGCCGGTCACCGCTACCATCTGACCCCGGCTGACCTCCAATGAGATGCCCTTCAGCACACGGAGATTACCTTCGGTGGTAGGAAACTCTCTGGATACATCGGTCGCCGCGAGTATCGTGTTGTCACTTTCCATGTTATAGACCGGTCAAAGTCCTATTTCTTCAAGCCCACAGTACTATTTTCGCCATCTTTGTCCAAACCATTAGCCGCGCCAAACCGCCTCATTACGCTACCGACGCAGGACCTCTATCACCGATAACCGGGCCGCCTGCTGGGCCGGGATGAGCGCCGCCAGGAAACAGATCACGTAGGTCACCGCTCCGGAAACGAGGTAATCCAGCAGGTGCGATTCAATCGGCACATGGGTGATGAAATAGATGTCCGGCGGCAGGGAGACGATCTTCCACTGGTTCTGCGCGAACCCCGCCGCGAGCGAAATCAGCCACCCGGCCACCACGCCGATTGTCGCAATCGCCAGCCCTTTGTAAACGAAGATCTTGCGTATGGATGCCGGCACGGTCCCGATCGTCTTGAGAATCCCTATCTCGGCCCGCTTCTCCATCGTCAACATGACCAGAGTGGAGATAATCGAAAACGCCGCCACCAGTACGATCAGGGAAAACCCGATCGACAAGGCGAGTTTCTCAATCGCTATCCACGAGAACAAGTTCTTGTGCATCACCGTCCAGGGAACAACGTCGTAGCGAAGGCCAAGTACCGAATCGATCCTGGGCGCCAGAGTTTCGGCGAGATAGATATCATCGAGCTTGAGGTGCACCGCTGTGACTACATCGCCGGTTTTGAACAGATCTTGCGCATCGCTGAGGGAGATGTAAGCCATGGAGCCGTCGAACTCATACAGCCCAGTCTCGAAAATACCGGTCACCAGGAACTTGGCCACACGGGGGCGCATCCCCTTGCGCAAGTCTTCGCCACGCAGCGAATACAGCACCACGGGGTCACCGAGAAAGACGCCGAGTCGGTCGGCAAGCCCCTCGCCGATAATAGTCCCCGGCAGCGTGTCGTTGCCGAGTATGGTGGTCTCGAAACTGTAGACGCCGGCCTTGACGTCTTCTTCGATATTGGCTGTCAGGCGCTCCCTCTCGAGATCGATACCGCGCACGATTATGCCGTCACCGGCCGACGCCGACGAGATCGCTGCTTTGTAGAAAATGAACGGTGATGCCGCGGTGACATGATCGATCTGCTGCAAATCGTCGACAAGCTGTCGGTAGTCGGCAATAAACTCGTTCTGGTAGGGGAAGACGGAGATGTGCGACGATGTCCCCAGCAAGCGGGAGCGGATTTCCGCCTCGAACCCATTGTGCATGGCGGTTACAAAACAAACTGTCGCCACACCCAGGGTCACCCCGACAATTGTAATCCAGGTGGAAACGGAAACAAAAAACCGCCCGGAGCCGAAATAGCGACGGGCTATGAAGGTCTCAAACGACACGTGCCGCCCTTGCTGCCAAACCACCTCTTATACACGCAGGAATATTAGCGGGTGCGCAATGCCGGAGCAACCACTTTCGCACCCCTTCTTGTGCCACCACAGGAGGACTGGTGGCCCACCCGCATGCGGATGGGATGGGAATCACACTCGAGCAAACAGACCTCGGTGGCCCACTCCGCCTGCGGCGGATGGGATCGCGACGGCTCTCGCGATGTAAGTGGGCTGCAGAGCCTGCCCCGGACTTGATCCGGGGTCCTCGTCTGCCCCTTGGTCTCTTCGGGTAACATCGTGACGGGCAGACCGGGAGGTCTGCCGCGCACGAATTTCTTTGTGGTCCACCCAACCGCCGGGTTGTGATTATTTTAGAATGACTAACTTCCCGATCTGTGTCCGCGTTGACGACTCGACCACCCAATAGTACAGCCCGGACTCGACCGCCAGGCCGGAGCGGCTGACTAAGTTCCACCAGTCATGCATCGATTCGGGGCCGCCGTCAGGAAAGTTGTGGTCGATCGAGCCGACCAGATCCCCGTCAAGCGTGAAAATGCTGATCTTGCAGACGCGCGGCAGATTGCTGAAGTGGATGAGTCGGGCGCGGTCAGGAATGATCGTCCCCTTGCGGTTCTCATAGCCTAACTCGTGATAATTGGCGTCGGCACGGTACGGGTTCGGATAGACGATGACGTCGAGGTTCTGTTCTTCGACTACATCAGATGATGTCTGCGCGTAAACTTCGGTGATGTTGTTCAGTGGATTCGTCTCATCCGGAGGTAGATTGCCTCTGCCACCGGCGTAGCCAAAGTCAAAGACAGTCACGCTGACAAAGTATGGCACAGTCGGCAGCAGGTTGTCGATGACATACTCGTACTCGTAGAATTTCGGCAGGCGGCGGCCATGTTCCATAGTGACATCGTCGTCTGTCCACAGAGTTGAGTCAGTACCGGGGTTGACGGCCTCTGGATACACCTTGTGGATGCCGGTAATAGAACTGAGATCAGCTAAGTTGGCGTCGACCGGGGCGAAGTAGAACGCGCTGTCACCCTCAAATCGTGGCCGTTCACGAGGATAACGCAGCGGATCGAACTCAGGATCGTTATGGATGATTCGGAGGGAGTCTAAACTGTACGGCGGGTCGTCATTGATCCAGCGATTCTGGCCCGACCCAAGCTCATGATACTTGAACCGGAAGAAAT contains:
- a CDS encoding UvrB/UvrC motif-containing protein, translated to MLCQDCKKREAQVHLTQIINNEKLSLSLCKECAAARGFHSPLDNVPFPLAEILSGLGYAAPDVDKLDPKDDLTCQACGLKFSEFTRQGRFGCGECYSAFRGRLEPIMRKIHGASLHRGRNPEYVRLEDKAALPIKEEERLEVELSKAIAAEDFERAAELRDKLKTVREKIGVQEASKG
- a CDS encoding ABC transporter ATP-binding protein; translation: MESDNTILAATDVSREFPTTEGNLRVLKGISLEVSRGQMVAVTGASGVGKSTLLHILGGLDRPSGGHVAVSGTSFDGLSETELARFRNRKVGFVFQFHYLLDDFSALENVMIPMILAGRSHVDSARRGELLLEQVGLTSRKTHRPKELSGGEQQRVAVARALANEPDIVLADEPSGNLDTATGRKLHELMFRLNDENATTFLVATHNRELADRCDVELQLVEGRLAQTISR
- a CDS encoding ABC transporter permease, yielding MSFETFIARRYFGSGRFFVSVSTWITIVGVTLGVATVCFVTAMHNGFEAEIRSRLLGTSSHISVFPYQNEFIADYRQLVDDLQQIDHVTAASPFIFYKAAISSASAGDGIIVRGIDLERERLTANIEEDVKAGVYSFETTILGNDTLPGTIIGEGLADRLGVFLGDPVVLYSLRGEDLRKGMRPRVAKFLVTGIFETGLYEFDGSMAYISLSDAQDLFKTGDVVTAVHLKLDDIYLAETLAPRIDSVLGLRYDVVPWTVMHKNLFSWIAIEKLALSIGFSLIVLVAAFSIISTLVMLTMEKRAEIGILKTIGTVPASIRKIFVYKGLAIATIGVVAGWLISLAAGFAQNQWKIVSLPPDIYFITHVPIESHLLDYLVSGAVTYVICFLAALIPAQQAARLSVIEVLRR